CATCCCACATAGCCAGCACAGCGTTGGCTTCGGGGTGCTCTTTCAGCGCAGCTTCCATGCGGGTTTGGGTATCGGCAGCAGTGTTATCGGTCACAGCACCAATTTTCGCAACTT
This genomic interval from Anaerolineae bacterium contains the following:
- a CDS encoding ABC transporter binding protein, whose translation is MTDNTAADTQTRMEAALKEHPEANAVLAMWDEFAKGAVRAIMQAGLSEKINSI